The nucleotide window ATCAGGTTTGGCGGTGCATACCACTTTCGTATCAGATGTCACCAGCCAGATGCGGCAAACTCCCGCATTTCCGCCATAATCGCATTGACCCACCGAACGGATAATGCTCAATCGGTTCGAGGAAAAGGCGCGGAAAAGTGCTGTCCTTCGGTCAGGGAGCAGGGGAGAACACATCATGCAGGCGCTTGCCGTGCTGGTCCGCGTGATCAGCTCGATCAATTGGCTCGTTGGTCAGGTTTTGTCGTGGCTGGCTTTGGGCTGTGTTTTGGTGTGCTTCACGGTTGTGGTGCAGCGCTATGTGTTCAATACGTCCACGCTCTGGATGCAGGATCTTTATGTCTGGCTGGGCGGGGCGATGTTTACCGGGGTGGCCGGTTTTGCCCTGATGCGCAATGACCATGTGCGGGTGGATGTGTTCTACCGCCCCGCCTCGGTGCGCTGGAAGGCCATTGCCGACCTGATCGGCGTCTTCGCCTTTCTGCTGCCCTTTGTCTATGTGGTCTGGACCTATGGCTATACCGCGGTCGCCCGCTCCTGGAGCTACCAGGAAGGCTCGGCCAATATTGGCGGCATGCCGGGCCTGTTCATCCTTAAAAGCTTCATCCTGGTCTTTGCGGTGCTGGTGGGCCTGCAGGGCCTGGCCATGGCCGCCCGCGCCATTCTGGTGCTGGCCGGCCAGGAAGAGTTGCTGCCCGGCCATCTGCGCTACGAAAACCCTGACGACAACGACCATCCCGCCGGAGAGATTGCCTGATGGATCCCGTACTTCTGGGCGAGGTGCTCTCGGCCGTCATGTTCTTTGGCGTCATCGGCGTGCTCATGCTGGGCTTTCCGGTGGCCTTTTCGCTGGCTGGCACGGCCCTGATCTTCGGGCTGATCGGCTGGTGGCTGGGTGTCTATGACCCCTCCAATTACGGCTCGCTGGCCGGGCGCTATATCGGGCTGATGACCAATGAAGTGCTGGTGGCGGTGCCGCTCTTTATCTTCATGGGCGTCATTCTCGAGCGCTCCGGTATTGCCGAGCAATTGCTGCTCACCATGGGCAAGCTGTTCGGCAATCTGCGCGGGGGGCTGGCCCTCTCGGTCATCGTGGTGGGGGCGCTTCTGGCTGCCTCGACCGGCGTGGTCGGCGCCACCGTGGTCACCATGGGCCTGATTTCCCTGCCCGCCATGCTGCGTGCCGGTTATGATCCCAAATTGGCCACCGGCGTCATCTGCGCCTCGGGCACTCTGGGGCAGATCATTCCGCCCTCGACCGTGCTCATCTTCATGGGCGACATGCTTTCGGGCATCAATGCCCAGGTGCAGATGGAAAAGGGCAATTTTGCCCCCGAACCGGTTTCGGTCGGGGCGCTGTTTGCCGGCGCCATCCTGCCCGGCCTGCTGCTCGTGGGCATCTATGCCATCTATGTGATCTTCAAGGCCATTACCGACCCCAAATCGGCGCCGGCCACCCCGGTGCCGGAGGACGAAAAACAGCACCTGGCCCGCGAGGTCGCCGTTGCCCTGGTGCCGCCATTGCTGCTCATCGTGGCTGTGCTCGGCTCCATTCTGGGCGGCATTGCCACCCCCACCGAAGCCGCCTCGGTCGGCTCGGTCGGCGCCATGCTGCTGGCGCTCATCCGCCGCCGCATCGACCTTTCCATCCTGCGTCAGGCCGTTATTTCCACCGCCACCATCACCTCGATGGTCTTCATCATCCTGTTCGGTGCCGCCGTCTTCTCCATCGTCTTCCGCATGATGGGGGGCGACAACCTGGTGCATGAATTCCTCTCCTCCATGCCCGGCGGGGCCATGGGCGCCATGATCATCGTCATGCTGATCATGTTCCTGCTGGGCTTTATCCTGGACACCTTCGAGATCATCTTCATCGTCATTCCCATCACCGCCCCGGTGCTGCTGGCGCTCGATGTCGATCCGATCTGGCTCGGGGTCATGGTGGGGGTCAACCTGCAAACCAGCTTCCTCACCCCGCCCTTCGGCTTTGCCCTGTTCTATCTGCGCGGCGTCGCCCCCGCCCATGTCACCACCGGCTCCATCTATCGCGGCGCCGTCCCCTTCGTCATCCTGCAACTGATCGGAATCGCAATCCTATTCGCATTCCCACAACTCATCACTTGGCTCCCAGACGTGTTGTACTGAGAGCTGTTCCGGAGCACCAATCGCGCCAGTGGCGCGATTTGAAGCGAGCAGGCCCGAATGGCAGCGGCGACGACAGGCAGACGTGAAAAGCCGACATATTGGCCCGGTTCCGTTAGTCTGGTGTCAACCAGGCATACTGAACTCTTGTTAAGGTCCGACATGAGATAAAGTCGGGTCCCGACGCCTAATGGTTCTACGCCGTGTCGCATTTGTCTTTCTCCCGACGTCTAAAAGCCGTTCTGCTGGCGGCGGCTGTCGGATTTATAGCGCTCACCTGCGCCTTCGCCCTGTGGGCGTCCGGTCGCATCGATGCAGACGCCCTGCACCGCCAGGCGCAGTCGGTCGCGATCGGCCTGGATGAAATCGCCGAGCGTATCCCCGTTGAACAGGACTCCGTGGCCATCTGGGACGAAGCCGCCCTCAATCTGCGTGCCGGTAATGCGGATTGGCTCGCCGACAACCTGGCCGAATGGGTGAGCAGTTACTTCGATCACGACCGGGTCTATATTCTGGACCCCCAGGACAATCCGGTCCGGGCAGTCGCTGCGGGCGAGATGCAGCCTCCCTTGTTCTACGACCGGGACCGCCAGGCCATTGCCGCACTCGTGGCAGGGCTCCGGACCGATATGCAAAGCGCCTCCAGCGGATTGGACGACTCCACCTCGGCCATCACCGGCATGGGCGTTCTGGACATCGTTCGTCTCAGCGATGACATGGTCGGCATAGCCAGCATCAGGCCCATCGTTCCCAGCGATCCCGAGGCTGTGCCACAGGCGCCCGGCACCGAATATCTGCACGTTTCGATCAAGCTGATCGATCAGGACGTTGCCGACACGATTGCCGAGCATTTCGGCATTTCGGGCCTGCACTTCGTCATGGACCAAACCGGACAATCCACACAGGCCAGCCAGAACGTTATCAATCAGGCCGGCGAGACCCTGGGCGTGATGCTATGGACACCTTTCCGGCCCGCCGCGCAATTGCTGATAGACACCATTCCCGTCCTGGTGCCGACGGCGGCCTTCATCATTTTGAGCCTCGTCCTCCTCCTGCGGCGGCTGGACCGGACCGCCGCGCGGCTTGAGCTGAGCGAGGCAGAAGCACTTTATCTGGCCTTTCACGATCCTTTGGCGCGCATTCCGAACAGGGCTCTGTTCGACGCCCGTCTTGAGCGCGCCATTGCCGAGCACCGCAAGTCCGGGGTCAAGCTGGCATTGCATATGGTGGACCTGGACCGCTTCAAGACCATCAACGACACCCTTGGTCATCCCGTCGGCGACGAACTGATCCGCACCGTTGCCCTTCGGCTGAGCAGCATTGTCTCGGAAGCCGATACCGTCGCCAGAATTGGCGGCGATGAATTCGCGATCATTCAGGTCAATGTCACGCGCGCGGAAGACTCCCTGCGTCTTGGCGAACGCATCATCGAAGAGCTGGCTCGGCCTTTCGATCTGCTCGGTCACGATGTCAGCGTCAGCGCCAGCGTCGGCATTGTGTGCTGCGCCGAGCTGAAGGACGATGCGCCCGACATGATCCGCAAGGCCGATATTGCGCTTTACGAGGCCAAGGCCTCCGGACGCAACCGCGTCGAGATCTTTGCCGGCGAACTGGATCAAGTCGTGCGCGAACGGCGCGAGTTGGAGATTGACCTGCGCGCGGCCATCAATGACGGCACAGGCCTGGAACTGGTTTTCCAGCCCATCTTTTCCGGCAAGAACGCGCGCATCCTGGGCGCTGAGGCGCTGGTCCGGTGGAACCATCCCAAAAAGGGCCGCATGTCGCCCGACCTGTTTATCGGCCTGGCCGAGGAGCGCGGCCTGATCGACGGCCTTGGCATGTGGGTCCTGCGGACGGCGGTCGCCTATGCGAAATCGTCAGCCATCCCCTGGGTCGCAATCAACGTCTCGCCTGTTCAGTTCCGCAACAATCGCTTTGCCGAACAGGTCTTTGCCGTTCTTGATGAACTGGGCCTTCCGCCAAAGCGCCTGGAACTGGAAATCACCGAGGGCCTGCTCCTGCAGAATTCTCCAGGCGTTCAGCAGACGCTCCGCCATTTGCGCGCCGGCGGGATTCGCGTCGCTCTGGACGATTTTGGCACCGGATATTCGTCCATCAGCTATCTGCGCACCTATGGCGTGGACAAGCTCAAGATCGACAAGTCCTTCGTTGCGCAACTGGGCCATGACCCCGAAGTGGACAGCATCGTGCGATCCATTATCGAGCTGGCCCGCGCCATGCACATGTCGGTCACGGCCGAGGGCGTGGAAACCGAAGACCAGCGCGCCCTGCTCACCGCACTCTCCTGCGATCAGCTCCAGGGCTACCTGCTCTCGCGGCCCGTCCCGGCGGAAAATCTGGACGCCATTCTCACCCGGCTCCCGCTTGCCAAGGCTGGCTGACTGCCCGTCGCCCTATCCCCGCAGCCCCGGCGCCTCCTGCCCGGTCGCCACCACATATTCGCTATAGCCCCCGCCATAGGCATGCACGCCCTCCGGCGTCAGCTCCAGCACGCGATTGCTGAGCGCGGCGAGAAAATGTCGGTCGTGGCTGACGAACAGCATCGTGCCCTCGAAATCGGCAAGTGCCTCGATCAGCATCTGCTTGGTCTGAATGTCGAGATGGTTGGTCGGCTCGTCCAGCACCAGGAAATTGGGCGGATCGAACAGGATCAGCGCCATGGCCAGCCGCGCTTTTTCGCCACCCGAGAGCACCCGGCACTTCTTCTCAATGTCGTCGCCGGAAAAGCCGAAACACCCGGCCAGCGCCCGCAAGGGTGCCTGCCCAGCCTGCGGAAAACTCGCCTCCAGCATCTGGAAAATCGTCAGGTCGCCATCAATGACATCCATGGCGTGCTGGGCGAAATAGCCCAGTTTGACGCTTGGCCCCCGTGAGATCGATCCCGCATCGGGCTCGGCCACACCGGTCACCAGTTTCAAAAGCGTGGACTTGCCCGCGCCATTCACGCCCAGAATGCACCAGCGCTCGCGCCGCCGCACATGAAAGTCCAGCCCTTCATAAATGGTGCGGCTGCCATAGGCCTTGTGCACACCCTCAACCCGCACAATGTCCTCGCCCGAGCGTGGCGCAGGGCGGAACTCGAAGACCACGGTCTGCCGGCGCTTGGGCGGCTCCACCCGGTCGATCTTGTCGAGCTTCTTGACCCGGCTCTGCACCTGCGCGGCATGGCTGGCGCGCGCCTTGAACCGCTCGATAAAGGCAATTTCCTTGGCCAGCATGGCCTGCTGCCGCTCGAACTGGGCCTGCTGGTTGCGGTCGGCAATCTCGCGCTGCCCCTGGTAGAAATCGTAATCACCAGTATAGCTGGTGAGGAGTCCGGCATCGATCTCGATGATCTTGTTGACGATGCGGTTCATGAAGGCCCGATCATGCGAGGTCATCAACAGCGCGCCGGTATAGGTGTTGAGGAAGTTTTCCAGCCAGATCAGACTTTCGAGATCGAGATGGTTGCTCGGCTCGTCGAGCAGCAGTACGTCTGGTTTCATCAGGAGAATTCGCGCCAAAGCCACGCGCATTTTCCAGCCACCCGACAGCGCGCCGACATCACCCTCCATCATGTCGGGTGAGAAGCCGAGGCCCGCCAGCACTTCGCGCGCCCGTCCATCCAGCGAATAGCCGTCCAACTCCTGGAACCGCCCCTGCACCTCGCCATAGCGCTCGATAATGGCGTCCATTTCATCGGCTTTGTTTGGGTCGGCCATATCGGCCTCCAGCACCGCCATCTCGGCCATCAGGTCGCTCACCGGCCCGGCGCCATCCATCACGGCACTGACGACG belongs to Devosia sp. XK-2 and includes:
- a CDS encoding TRAP transporter large permease subunit, whose translation is MDPVLLGEVLSAVMFFGVIGVLMLGFPVAFSLAGTALIFGLIGWWLGVYDPSNYGSLAGRYIGLMTNEVLVAVPLFIFMGVILERSGIAEQLLLTMGKLFGNLRGGLALSVIVVGALLAASTGVVGATVVTMGLISLPAMLRAGYDPKLATGVICASGTLGQIIPPSTVLIFMGDMLSGINAQVQMEKGNFAPEPVSVGALFAGAILPGLLLVGIYAIYVIFKAITDPKSAPATPVPEDEKQHLAREVAVALVPPLLLIVAVLGSILGGIATPTEAASVGSVGAMLLALIRRRIDLSILRQAVISTATITSMVFIILFGAAVFSIVFRMMGGDNLVHEFLSSMPGGAMGAMIIVMLIMFLLGFILDTFEIIFIVIPITAPVLLALDVDPIWLGVMVGVNLQTSFLTPPFGFALFYLRGVAPAHVTTGSIYRGAVPFVILQLIGIAILFAFPQLITWLPDVLY
- a CDS encoding TRAP transporter small permease subunit, translated to MQALAVLVRVISSINWLVGQVLSWLALGCVLVCFTVVVQRYVFNTSTLWMQDLYVWLGGAMFTGVAGFALMRNDHVRVDVFYRPASVRWKAIADLIGVFAFLLPFVYVVWTYGYTAVARSWSYQEGSANIGGMPGLFILKSFILVFAVLVGLQGLAMAARAILVLAGQEELLPGHLRYENPDDNDHPAGEIA
- a CDS encoding ABC-F family ATP-binding cassette domain-containing protein, with amino-acid sequence MIRLESISKQNGKQIVFIEASAALQKGEKIGLVGPNGAGKTTLFRMITGEESPDEGQISIDRGTSIGYFSQEVGEMGGQSVVSAVMDGAGPVSDLMAEMAVLEADMADPNKADEMDAIIERYGEVQGRFQELDGYSLDGRAREVLAGLGFSPDMMEGDVGALSGGWKMRVALARILLMKPDVLLLDEPSNHLDLESLIWLENFLNTYTGALLMTSHDRAFMNRIVNKIIEIDAGLLTSYTGDYDFYQGQREIADRNQQAQFERQQAMLAKEIAFIERFKARASHAAQVQSRVKKLDKIDRVEPPKRRQTVVFEFRPAPRSGEDIVRVEGVHKAYGSRTIYEGLDFHVRRRERWCILGVNGAGKSTLLKLVTGVAEPDAGSISRGPSVKLGYFAQHAMDVIDGDLTIFQMLEASFPQAGQAPLRALAGCFGFSGDDIEKKCRVLSGGEKARLAMALILFDPPNFLVLDEPTNHLDIQTKQMLIEALADFEGTMLFVSHDRHFLAALSNRVLELTPEGVHAYGGGYSEYVVATGQEAPGLRG
- a CDS encoding bifunctional diguanylate cyclase/phosphodiesterase; protein product: MSHLSFSRRLKAVLLAAAVGFIALTCAFALWASGRIDADALHRQAQSVAIGLDEIAERIPVEQDSVAIWDEAALNLRAGNADWLADNLAEWVSSYFDHDRVYILDPQDNPVRAVAAGEMQPPLFYDRDRQAIAALVAGLRTDMQSASSGLDDSTSAITGMGVLDIVRLSDDMVGIASIRPIVPSDPEAVPQAPGTEYLHVSIKLIDQDVADTIAEHFGISGLHFVMDQTGQSTQASQNVINQAGETLGVMLWTPFRPAAQLLIDTIPVLVPTAAFIILSLVLLLRRLDRTAARLELSEAEALYLAFHDPLARIPNRALFDARLERAIAEHRKSGVKLALHMVDLDRFKTINDTLGHPVGDELIRTVALRLSSIVSEADTVARIGGDEFAIIQVNVTRAEDSLRLGERIIEELARPFDLLGHDVSVSASVGIVCCAELKDDAPDMIRKADIALYEAKASGRNRVEIFAGELDQVVRERRELEIDLRAAINDGTGLELVFQPIFSGKNARILGAEALVRWNHPKKGRMSPDLFIGLAEERGLIDGLGMWVLRTAVAYAKSSAIPWVAINVSPVQFRNNRFAEQVFAVLDELGLPPKRLELEITEGLLLQNSPGVQQTLRHLRAGGIRVALDDFGTGYSSISYLRTYGVDKLKIDKSFVAQLGHDPEVDSIVRSIIELARAMHMSVTAEGVETEDQRALLTALSCDQLQGYLLSRPVPAENLDAILTRLPLAKAG